The Diabrotica virgifera virgifera chromosome 10, PGI_DIABVI_V3a genome has a window encoding:
- the LOC126878716 gene encoding piggyBac transposable element-derived protein 4-like, with product MFRKGLSEDELRRLAEESDFSDSSMSESTFYDSDADPVYNENVTDGSSDSYSSEYESRRKKAKICKQTQNCKEFTAGSSSNQKEADTRRIEKAESANVSLEAVIDDVSRNKITAGPSCIQKEADTRRIEKAESANVSLEAVIDDVVSRNKITWSDVPNPDDLNKLELSFTSGINQEELAKLTDHKPIDFYLLFIDRQVQDLLVTETNKYAEQTIIAGIVNESITKHSLMSNWRPIDRKELLRFLALIIWMGLDRKPKLRNYWSNNLLYKNEVSKMCEISRSRFEILLHFFHISDNESCPPGNRLYKISPLVQILNEKFQKMCTPRESLCIDETMVPFRGRLSFLQYIPGKRHKYGVKLFKLCVADGYTYAVKVYGGKEMQPSEKSLASRVVMELMQPLLDTGRSLYTDNFYTSVDLAHDLNNRKTHLVGTLRSNRKHNPKAVVNAKLKRGDMKYLQSNTKVVIGKWKDKRDVLFLTTKDIPLMIDVQTKRGPVPKPSTIVDYNSAKSFIDVSDQKAAYNSPVRRSMKWYRKLAVELLTNTALVNSLVLYKSVTGKHLSITEFREQIVQSLLMPQTTSENSLTTSENSLTTSENSLTTLHTLDEKEKRGRCSACYKNFSNREGRASAMKNAKRVYTFCPACAVNTAYMCVKCFVNIHTCSLKK from the exons ATGTTCCGTAAAGGACTATCGGAAGACGAACTTCGCAGACTTGCTGAGGAGAGTGACTTTAGTGATAGTAGTATGTCTGAAAGTACGTTTTATGATTCTGATGCCGATCCAGTGTACAATGAAAATGTTACTGATGGTTCTTCAGACTCATACAGTAGTGAATATGAGTCTCGTagaaaaaaagctaaaatttGCAAACAAACACAAAATTGCAAAGAATTTACTGCAGGTTCTAGTTCTAACCAAAAGGAGGCTGATACAAGAAGGATAG AAAAAGCTGAATCTGCAAACGTTAGCCTGGAAGCTGTTATTGACGATgtatcaagaaataaaataacTGCAGGTCCTAGTTGTATCCAAAAGGAGGCTGATACAAGAAGGATAG AAAAAGCTGAATCTGCAAACGTTAGCCTGGAAGCTGTTATTGACGATGTTgtatcaagaaataaaataacATGGAGCGATGTGCCAAATCCAGATGATCTCAATAAGTTAGAACTATCATTTACTTCAGGAATAAATCAGGAAGAACTCGCAAAACTTACAGACCACAAACCAATAGATTTCTACCTACTGTTTATCGACCGTCAAGTGCAAGATTTGTTGGTTACTGAAACTAATAAATACGCCGAACAAACCATAATCGCTGGTATTGTAAATGAGTCAATAACGAAACATTCGCTTATGAGTAACTGGAGACCAATTGACAGAAAAGAATTGCTTCGATTTTTGGCTCTCATTATTTGGATGGGGTTAGACAGAAAACCGAAACTCAGAAATTATTGGAGTAACAATTTACTTTACAAAAATGAAGTTTCTAAAATGTGTGAAATAAGTAGAAGTCGATTTGAAATATTATTACACTTCTTTCACATTTCAGATAACGAGAGCTGCCCACCTGGAAACAGACTCTACAAAATTTCTCCTCTTGTACAAATACTAAATGAAAAGTTTCAGAAAATGTGTACTCCTAGAGAATCGTTATGTATTGACGAAACTATGGTGCCATTTCGTGGTAGActtagttttttgcaatacattcCTGGAAAAAGACACAAATATGGAGTCAAATTGTTTAAACTTTGCGTCGCAGATGGATATACGTACGCCGTTAAAGTGTACGGTGGAAAAGAGATGCAACCATCTGAAAAGTCGTTAGCATCCAGAGTGGTGATGGAACTTATGCAACCGCTTCTAGATACAGGCAGAAGTTTATATACTGATAATTTTTATACGAGTGTTGACTTGGCTCATGATTTAAATAATAGGAAAACCCATTTAGTCGGAACATTACGTTCCAATAGGAAACATAATCCCAAAGCGGTAGTCAATGCAAAATTAAAAAGAGGTGACATGAAGTATCTACAGAGTAATACAAAAGTTGTTATCGGAAAATGGAAAGATAAACGGGACGTTTTGTTTTTAACGACCAAGGATATTCCTTTGATGATAGATGTTCAAACAAAACGTGGACCTGTTCCCAAACCATCGACCATTGTTGACTATAATTCTGCAAAATCTTTTATCGATGTGTCGGATCAAAAGGCTGCATATAATTCCCCTGTTCGACGAAGTATGAAGTGGTATCGTAAATTGGCTGTGGAATTACTAACAAATACCGCACTTGTGAACTCTTTAGTTCTCTACAAATCTGTTACTGGCAAACATCTCTCAATTACTGAGTTCCGTGAACAGATTGTTCAAAGTCTTTTAATGCCTCAAACAACTTCTGAAAACTCTTTAACAACTTCTGAAAACTCTTTAACAACTTCTGAAAACTCTTTAACAACTCTGCATACGTTGGACGAGAAAGAGAAAAGGGGAAGGTGTTCAGCATGTTACAAGAACTTTTCGAACCGTGAAGGAAGAGCATCAGCGATGAAGAATGCCAAAAGGGTATACACTTTTTGTCCGGCATGTGCCGTTAATACCGCATATATGTGTGTTAAGTGTTTTGTGAATATTCATACATgttctttgaaaaaataa